A single region of the Hyphomicrobiales bacterium genome encodes:
- a CDS encoding conserved hypothetical protein (Evidence 4 : Unknown function but conserved in other organisms): MQLTGTEAQKERVARFGRRLGLPMRDVSSATWRRFVAIFCIGSFGFLFGVLVLMLLIDPFDTGRSPVRLKEGVPQQGPRTANVSRGRDPAFNSAIIGNSRVQMIDPAVLTEKTGIPFVALVVQGALPKELLTTWDWFMAHRAEPPKVLVLGIDGVWCSDDFSKQVNPFPYWLYSLSTLDYLKGLFRSSSLSGLRNYFSYVIGQRRQARPDGFWNYENVYGVGTPEQLAHMRQELDKPQGTADVNLGPDFPAAKAIAARLAGLPADTTVVLVRPPVYITGLPEPGTPAADAETVCRDIFAKLAAERPNTHIVDWRFDRPENRDPGNFFDHTHYRRSLAERLEAEIVAFIDGKRAAQP, encoded by the coding sequence ATGCAGTTGACGGGTACAGAAGCGCAGAAGGAGAGGGTGGCCCGCTTCGGGCGCCGCCTTGGGCTGCCAATGCGTGATGTCTCTTCGGCGACCTGGCGGCGGTTCGTCGCGATTTTCTGCATAGGCTCCTTCGGGTTTCTGTTCGGCGTCCTTGTTCTGATGCTGTTGATCGATCCCTTCGACACCGGCCGTTCGCCGGTCCGCCTCAAGGAGGGCGTGCCGCAGCAGGGGCCGCGAACGGCCAATGTAAGCCGCGGCCGCGATCCGGCCTTCAATTCCGCGATCATTGGCAACTCGCGCGTGCAGATGATCGATCCGGCCGTTCTGACCGAGAAGACCGGTATTCCTTTCGTGGCCCTGGTTGTTCAGGGTGCCTTGCCCAAGGAACTTCTGACGACATGGGACTGGTTCATGGCGCATCGCGCGGAGCCGCCGAAAGTCCTGGTGCTCGGTATCGACGGCGTGTGGTGCTCGGACGATTTCTCGAAGCAGGTCAACCCGTTTCCCTATTGGCTCTACAGCCTCTCGACGCTGGACTATCTGAAGGGCCTCTTCCGGTCGTCCTCGCTGAGTGGCCTGCGCAACTATTTCTCCTATGTGATCGGCCAACGTCGGCAAGCGCGCCCTGACGGCTTCTGGAACTACGAGAACGTCTATGGTGTAGGCACACCCGAACAGCTGGCGCACATGCGGCAGGAACTCGACAAGCCGCAGGGCACGGCAGACGTCAATCTCGGCCCCGATTTTCCGGCCGCCAAGGCGATAGCGGCGCGTCTTGCGGGGCTGCCCGCCGATACGACGGTCGTTCTCGTGCGTCCTCCGGTCTACATCACGGGGCTGCCCGAGCCGGGCACTCCGGCAGCGGACGCGGAAACGGTTTGCCGCGACATCTTCGCCAAGCTCGCGGCGGAGCGCCCCAACACCCATATCGTCGACTGGCGTTTCGACCGCCCGGAGAATCGCGATCCCGGCAATTTCTTCGACCATACCCACTACCGCAGGAGCCTGGCCGAGCGTCTGGAGGCGGAGATCGTCGCGTTTATTGACGGAAAACGCGCCGCGCAGCCTTGA
- the gpsA gene encoding Glycerol-3-phosphate dehydrogenase (NAD(P)+): MAEAMTSEFRTARKLDKIAVVGAGAWGTALAMTAMRAGRSVRLWARETEVVASIRKSRENTLFLPGHHVPEAVFVDSDLAAVVSGADVVLIVVPSQFLRKTAEALCPLLAAETPVVICAKGIERGSGLLLATVVEEALPGHALAVLSGPTFAGEVAAGMPTAITVASTDAAADPQASLAAAVAVALGTQAFRPYVSDDVVGVEVGGAVKNVLAIACGIATGLGFGANTRAALITRGLDEIKGLAEALGGRRDTVTGLSGIGDLTLTCSSEQSRNMRYGMGLATGRSASEMFGGRPVVVEGVENAQSVTDLARNLNVDMPICEAVRAVVLEGQPIADVMAALLTRPFRAEPHGMDLSLAQQAPDQTA; this comes from the coding sequence GTGGCCGAAGCTATGACCTCGGAGTTTAGGACTGCGCGGAAGCTCGACAAGATCGCTGTGGTCGGGGCAGGGGCATGGGGCACCGCACTTGCCATGACCGCCATGCGCGCCGGCCGATCCGTGCGCCTTTGGGCGCGTGAGACCGAGGTTGTCGCGAGCATTCGCAAAAGCCGTGAAAACACGCTCTTCCTGCCCGGGCATCACGTTCCAGAAGCCGTTTTCGTGGACAGCGATCTCGCTGCGGTTGTCAGTGGCGCTGACGTCGTCCTCATCGTCGTCCCCTCGCAGTTTCTGCGCAAGACGGCCGAGGCCCTGTGTCCGCTTCTCGCGGCGGAGACGCCGGTCGTCATCTGCGCGAAGGGTATCGAGCGCGGCAGCGGCCTGCTGCTCGCGACGGTCGTCGAGGAAGCCCTGCCGGGCCATGCGCTCGCCGTGCTTTCGGGGCCCACATTCGCGGGGGAAGTGGCGGCGGGCATGCCGACGGCCATCACGGTTGCCTCCACCGACGCGGCCGCCGATCCCCAAGCGTCGCTCGCTGCAGCGGTCGCGGTCGCCCTCGGGACCCAGGCTTTCCGTCCCTATGTGTCCGATGACGTCGTGGGGGTGGAGGTTGGCGGCGCGGTGAAGAACGTGCTGGCGATTGCCTGCGGCATCGCGACCGGGCTCGGTTTTGGCGCCAATACGCGGGCTGCACTGATCACACGCGGCCTGGACGAGATCAAGGGACTGGCGGAGGCGCTGGGCGGGCGCCGCGATACGGTGACGGGCCTGTCGGGGATCGGCGACCTCACCTTGACATGCTCCAGCGAACAATCCCGCAACATGCGCTATGGCATGGGGCTCGCGACCGGGCGTTCGGCGAGCGAGATGTTCGGTGGACGGCCGGTGGTGGTGGAGGGCGTCGAGAACGCCCAGTCGGTGACGGATCTGGCGCGCAACCTGAATGTCGACATGCCAATCTGTGAAGCGGTGCGGGCCGTGGTGCTGGAGGGGCAGCCCATCGCCGATGTCATGGCGGCCTTGCTGACGCGCCCGTTCCGGGCGGAGCCCCATGGCATGGACCTCAGTCTCGCGCAGCAGGCTCCCGATCAGACAGCCTGA
- a CDS encoding conserved hypothetical protein (Evidence 4 : Unknown function but conserved in other organisms) — translation MARSGVAGWSGPWRRFAVTFMVASMAGLVGVVALLFLIDPFDSGRSPLLRTPGVPAPDAETSATSRLENASRGRDHAFQAAIIGNSRIQALEPERLSGATGIPFVSLVIQASRSREQLAVLDWFIRHREAPPKAIIIGLDMPWCDDRVSMSPTDPFPFWLYDRSRVAYLDGLLRYSVLADYVPRYLGYLLGLRDRARPDGYWDYEPVYKKLGYDSPERRQKLLGPDAEIEINLTGRFGAAEALGERLANLPPETAVFLVRPPVYVTGLGASGSDQAKTDAACRAVHEALAAGRANTYLIDWRVDRAETRDPDGFIDHTHYRKSVARMIEAEIAAILKKVQAPGS, via the coding sequence ATGGCGCGCTCCGGCGTCGCCGGCTGGAGCGGGCCCTGGCGGCGCTTTGCGGTGACATTCATGGTCGCGTCCATGGCCGGCCTTGTGGGTGTCGTGGCGCTGCTGTTTCTGATTGACCCGTTTGACAGTGGCCGTTCGCCCCTTCTGCGCACGCCCGGCGTTCCGGCACCGGACGCCGAGACCTCGGCGACGAGCCGTCTCGAGAATGCCAGCCGTGGGCGCGACCACGCCTTCCAGGCCGCCATCATCGGCAACTCCCGCATTCAGGCGCTTGAGCCGGAGAGATTGAGCGGGGCGACTGGCATCCCCTTTGTCTCGCTTGTGATCCAGGCCAGCCGCTCCCGGGAGCAGCTGGCGGTGCTGGACTGGTTCATCCGGCATCGGGAGGCACCGCCGAAGGCGATCATCATCGGGCTCGACATGCCCTGGTGCGACGACCGGGTCTCGATGAGCCCGACCGATCCCTTCCCGTTCTGGCTTTATGACCGGTCCCGCGTGGCCTATCTCGATGGGCTTCTGCGCTACAGCGTGCTGGCCGACTATGTTCCGCGCTATCTCGGCTATCTCTTGGGTCTCAGGGATCGCGCACGCCCGGACGGCTACTGGGATTATGAGCCGGTCTACAAGAAACTGGGCTATGACAGCCCCGAGCGACGGCAGAAATTGCTGGGGCCCGACGCGGAAATCGAGATCAATCTCACGGGCCGGTTCGGGGCCGCGGAGGCACTCGGCGAGCGCCTGGCCAATCTGCCGCCGGAGACCGCCGTCTTTCTCGTTCGTCCGCCCGTATACGTGACCGGACTTGGCGCGTCGGGGAGTGATCAGGCGAAGACCGATGCGGCTTGCCGGGCGGTCCACGAGGCCTTGGCCGCGGGGCGGGCGAATACCTATTTGATCGACTGGCGCGTGGACCGGGCCGAGACCCGCGATCCCGACGGCTTTATTGACCACACGCATTACCGAAAGAGTGTCGCCCGGATGATCGAGGCAGAGATTGCCGCGATCCTGAAAAAGGTGCAGGCGCCGGGCTCCTGA
- the cckA gene encoding Protein histidine kinase / Response regulator, whose amino-acid sequence MSDTSVNRSIDRSDRPGHAGFVLLLAIVLIGAVVALSFVASDAAQPLIIGFLAILAMVGVFSLFGLAIGFVQLTGRGARNDLTKHLVDTAPEGIIVVGPDSRVTYANDTYLTLSGSAKGGDVRIVERLFSGSAEVSEAIYRLAQAARESRVATEEIRLQPGLTGNDAGWYRVRVRPLPRPGSRAATVWSVVDVTRDRERQENVFQELQHAIDYLDHAPAGFLSVDAAGDIVYMNATLATWLEHDLAQVGSGGLKLGDVAPANAAALISAVKGAPGDVHTEILDVDLRRRGGKSLPVRLFHRVAIGADGAIGPSRTLVLNRSPGEDVAEGQRAAEVRFARFFNNTPVGIATVSRHGAITGSNGSFARLFGAALTKSDGGGERSLFEMVVERDREALGNALSAAAAGRDEIAPIEATVDGEGGRSARLYITGVEDTEGDGAGEVAIIYALETTEQRVLEAQFAQAQKMQAVGQLAGGVAHDFNNVLQAIIGYSDLLLANHRPTDPSFQDIMQIKQNANRAASLVRQLLAFSRRQTLRPQVIQLGDSLSDLSLLLKRLLGEHVTLDLHHGRDLWLVKADVNQFEQVVVNLAVNARDAMTDGGTVTIRTANVPAADSEKLGDKSMPVADYVLIEVADTGTGIPADVIDKIFEPFFTTKEIGKGTGLGLSTVYGIVKQTGGYIFCNSEPGVGTTFSIFLPRHQPVVVEEPVKIQAGKAQMPDLTGRGTILLVEDEEAVRAFAARALATRGYTVLEAASGREALAVIDERSAPIDLVVSDVVMPEMDGPTLLGELRGRQSDLKVIFVSGYAEDAFKKHLPEGEDFTFLPKPFSLKQLIEAVKGAMVSR is encoded by the coding sequence ATGAGCGATACGAGCGTGAACAGGTCGATCGACCGATCTGATCGCCCGGGCCATGCCGGCTTCGTCCTCCTGCTCGCTATCGTCTTGATCGGCGCGGTGGTCGCTTTGAGCTTTGTCGCCAGCGATGCGGCGCAGCCGCTCATCATAGGGTTCCTGGCAATCCTCGCCATGGTCGGCGTGTTCAGCCTGTTCGGCCTCGCGATCGGTTTCGTGCAGCTCACCGGCCGGGGAGCGCGCAACGACTTGACCAAGCACCTCGTCGATACCGCGCCGGAGGGCATCATCGTCGTTGGTCCCGACAGCCGCGTGACCTATGCGAATGATACTTATCTGACGCTTTCCGGCTCCGCCAAGGGTGGGGATGTCCGCATCGTCGAGCGGCTGTTCTCCGGCAGTGCGGAGGTATCGGAGGCCATCTATCGCCTGGCCCAGGCGGCCCGCGAATCCCGAGTCGCCACCGAGGAGATCCGGCTGCAGCCCGGCCTGACAGGCAACGACGCCGGCTGGTACCGCGTGCGCGTGCGGCCCCTGCCGCGGCCTGGCAGCCGCGCGGCGACGGTGTGGAGCGTCGTGGACGTGACCCGGGACCGTGAGCGCCAGGAGAACGTGTTCCAGGAACTGCAGCACGCAATCGACTATCTGGACCATGCGCCGGCGGGCTTTCTCTCCGTCGATGCCGCCGGTGACATCGTCTATATGAATGCGACCTTGGCCACCTGGCTGGAGCATGATCTCGCGCAGGTTGGATCGGGCGGGCTGAAGCTGGGGGATGTCGCTCCCGCCAACGCGGCGGCGCTGATCTCCGCCGTCAAGGGCGCGCCGGGCGACGTCCACACCGAGATTCTCGATGTCGATCTGCGGCGGCGAGGCGGAAAGTCTCTACCGGTGCGGCTTTTCCATCGTGTCGCCATTGGCGCTGATGGGGCCATCGGGCCTTCGCGCACCCTCGTGCTCAACCGTTCGCCGGGTGAAGACGTCGCCGAGGGGCAACGCGCTGCGGAGGTCCGTTTCGCGCGCTTCTTCAACAATACACCAGTTGGCATCGCCACGGTCAGCCGGCATGGCGCGATCACGGGGTCGAACGGCTCGTTCGCACGTCTCTTCGGCGCGGCGCTCACCAAGAGCGACGGCGGCGGAGAGCGCTCGCTGTTCGAGATGGTTGTGGAGCGCGACCGCGAAGCGCTGGGCAATGCACTGTCGGCGGCCGCTGCCGGCCGCGACGAGATCGCGCCGATCGAGGCGACTGTCGATGGAGAGGGGGGGCGTTCGGCCCGGCTCTACATCACCGGGGTCGAAGACACGGAGGGGGATGGCGCCGGCGAGGTCGCCATCATCTACGCGCTGGAGACCACCGAGCAGCGGGTGCTGGAAGCGCAGTTTGCCCAGGCGCAGAAGATGCAGGCGGTGGGGCAGCTCGCCGGCGGCGTGGCGCATGATTTCAACAACGTGCTGCAGGCGATCATCGGCTACTCGGATCTCCTCCTCGCCAATCATCGCCCGACGGATCCTTCGTTCCAGGACATCATGCAGATCAAGCAGAACGCCAACCGGGCCGCGAGCCTGGTGCGGCAACTGCTGGCCTTTTCCCGTCGCCAGACCTTGCGTCCGCAGGTGATCCAGCTCGGCGACAGTCTGTCGGATCTTTCCCTTCTCCTGAAGCGCCTGCTCGGCGAGCACGTGACCCTGGATCTGCACCATGGCCGTGACCTCTGGCTGGTCAAGGCCGACGTGAACCAGTTCGAGCAGGTTGTCGTCAACCTGGCGGTCAACGCCCGCGACGCGATGACCGACGGCGGAACCGTCACCATCCGCACGGCCAATGTGCCCGCTGCCGACAGCGAGAAGCTCGGCGACAAATCCATGCCTGTCGCCGACTATGTGCTGATCGAGGTGGCGGACACCGGCACGGGCATTCCAGCCGACGTGATCGACAAGATCTTCGAGCCGTTCTTCACCACCAAGGAGATTGGCAAGGGAACGGGGCTTGGGCTCTCGACGGTCTATGGCATCGTCAAGCAGACCGGGGGCTATATCTTCTGCAATAGTGAACCTGGTGTTGGCACGACATTCTCGATATTCCTGCCGCGCCATCAGCCGGTCGTCGTTGAGGAACCTGTCAAGATCCAGGCCGGCAAGGCTCAGATGCCCGACCTCACGGGGCGTGGCACGATCCTTCTGGTGGAGGACGAGGAGGCGGTGCGCGCTTTTGCGGCGCGCGCCCTCGCCACGCGCGGCTATACTGTGCTGGAAGCAGCATCCGGTCGTGAGGCGCTGGCGGTCATCGACGAGCGGTCCGCGCCGATCGATCTCGTGGTCTCCGATGTGGTGATGCCGGAAATGGACGGACCGACCCTTCTCGGCGAGCTGCGCGGCCGGCAGTCGGATCTGAAGGTCATATTCGTGTCCGGCTATGCCGAAGATGCCTTCAAGAAGCACCTGCCGGAGGGCGAGGACTTCACCTTCCTACCGAAGCCCTTCAGCCTCAAGCAGCTCATCGAGGCTGTGAAGGGCGCGATGGTCAGTCGCTGA
- a CDS encoding Flagellar biosynthesis protein FliO encodes MQSFFGLEISAAVQYLIALIIIFALLVAFAVVLRRITAPRSGGANHASSRNRQPRLAVVDTFDLDQRRQLILLRRDNVEHLVMVGGPTDIVVESGILRGGQRALSPVGNLQQAMDEASQLPLDLALSAALPGAEAPSEAASQQRRSEARFTPQPDLRQAGTAERRKSAPPAPVAPSRDPESHDSQPRDPLGVFRREAAPAADKTSAERMLQTDIGNLTPRTGSPPRPVAATRPTEPAVPPRPVTTPLAEKPASPRPEAVKAPPAKAEPVTSDSEPMSAMARELEQALQRPFSAARSAAPPAATPPAPPRPGGMPSSGTPAGSVDPVSQPPLSPAAPARPRSTAPNAPWDQLSALMKRPATEAGAPAATPPEKPAASQPPAPSAAPFPASPSPTREPAPTVSDPTSAKSEATPAKSETAAPASQKPNVDPFSVDDIEAEFARLLGRTPPNR; translated from the coding sequence GTGCAGTCCTTTTTCGGCTTAGAGATTTCAGCGGCGGTTCAATACCTTATCGCGCTGATCATTATTTTCGCGCTTCTGGTCGCCTTTGCTGTCGTCCTGCGTCGCATTACCGCGCCCCGCTCTGGAGGCGCGAATCATGCGTCATCGAGAAACAGGCAGCCCCGCCTCGCTGTGGTCGATACCTTTGATCTCGATCAGCGGCGACAGCTGATCTTGCTGCGGCGCGACAATGTCGAGCATCTCGTCATGGTCGGCGGGCCAACCGATATCGTCGTCGAAAGCGGGATCCTGCGCGGTGGCCAACGCGCGCTCTCGCCTGTCGGCAACCTGCAGCAGGCCATGGACGAAGCGTCCCAGCTTCCGCTTGATCTTGCATTGTCGGCCGCCCTGCCCGGCGCGGAGGCTCCTTCCGAGGCAGCCAGCCAACAGCGCCGGAGCGAAGCTCGGTTCACGCCGCAGCCGGATCTGCGTCAGGCGGGCACGGCCGAGCGACGCAAATCGGCACCTCCCGCGCCCGTCGCGCCGTCACGCGATCCCGAATCACATGATTCTCAGCCGCGCGATCCTCTCGGCGTGTTCCGACGAGAGGCGGCCCCGGCAGCTGACAAGACCTCCGCGGAGCGGATGCTCCAGACCGATATAGGCAATTTGACACCTCGTACCGGTTCGCCGCCGCGTCCAGTGGCAGCGACGCGTCCCACGGAGCCGGCCGTGCCGCCCCGCCCGGTCACGACACCGCTCGCGGAGAAGCCAGCGTCTCCTCGGCCCGAAGCTGTAAAGGCTCCGCCTGCCAAGGCAGAGCCTGTAACTTCGGACTCCGAGCCGATGTCCGCCATGGCGCGCGAGCTGGAACAGGCCCTGCAACGGCCGTTCTCCGCAGCACGGTCCGCCGCGCCCCCTGCCGCCACCCCTCCGGCTCCGCCACGGCCCGGTGGGATGCCCTCCAGCGGAACGCCGGCCGGTTCAGTCGACCCCGTGTCCCAGCCCCCGCTTTCTCCGGCAGCGCCGGCACGCCCCCGTTCCACGGCACCTAATGCGCCCTGGGATCAGTTGTCCGCGTTGATGAAGCGCCCCGCCACTGAAGCAGGCGCGCCAGCTGCCACGCCCCCCGAAAAACCTGCCGCATCACAGCCGCCAGCCCCGTCAGCTGCACCATTCCCGGCCTCACCCTCGCCGACGAGAGAACCCGCTCCCACCGTGAGCGACCCCACATCCGCCAAGAGCGAAGCCACGCCCGCCAAGAGCGAAACCGCCGCGCCGGCCTCGCAGAAGCCTAACGTCGATCCATTCTCCGTCGACGATATCGAAGCTGAATTCGCCCGCCTGCTTGGCCGAACACCTCCGAACAGGTGA
- a CDS encoding hypothetical protein (Evidence 5 : Unknown function), which yields MPRHHLALALMGTNRHKADARASYDPGQVAIGIEAGPRGHGVSGVAPQASPCVPGGGSE from the coding sequence TTGCCACGTCATCACCTCGCGCTGGCGCTTATGGGCACAAACAGGCACAAAGCGGACGCACGCGCCAGCTACGATCCGGGACAAGTTGCGATCGGGATTGAGGCGGGCCCTCGTGGTCATGGCGTCTCGGGTGTTGCTCCGCAGGCCAGCCCATGCGTGCCGGGTGGGGGAAGCGAGTGA
- a CDS encoding hypothetical protein (Evidence 5 : Unknown function), with the protein MRSGLRRALVVMASRVLLRRPAHACRVGEASDEMPGLFRVASSSCGGAWLWGLDTMILPIHWNRVLMGRRLEGRGTAGASSARDCVRKVRE; encoded by the coding sequence TTGCGATCGGGATTGAGGCGGGCCCTCGTGGTCATGGCGTCTCGGGTGTTGCTCCGCAGGCCAGCCCATGCGTGCCGGGTGGGGGAAGCGAGTGATGAAATGCCGGGGCTTTTTCGTGTGGCTTCATCGTCCTGCGGCGGGGCTTGGCTTTGGGGGCTAGACACGATGATCCTGCCCATTCATTGGAATAGGGTCCTGATGGGCCGGCGCCTTGAGGGCAGGGGAACGGCTGGCGCGTCCAGCGCGCGCGATTGCGTACGAAAGGTCCGGGAATGA
- the dksA gene encoding RNA polymerase-binding transcription factor DksA, with translation MSDIVIDESYRPSEDEPFMSERQREYFRRKLLNWKEDILRESRETLVALQSESENHPDLADRASSETDRAIELRARDRQRKLIAKIEAALLRIEDLSYGYCEETGEPISLKRLEARPIATLSLEAQERHERNERVYRDD, from the coding sequence ATGTCGGATATCGTAATCGACGAGAGCTACCGCCCGTCAGAAGACGAGCCGTTCATGAGCGAGCGTCAGCGAGAGTACTTTCGGCGCAAGCTCCTGAACTGGAAAGAGGACATCCTGCGGGAAAGCCGCGAGACGTTGGTCGCGCTGCAAAGCGAGAGTGAGAATCACCCGGACCTGGCCGATCGTGCCTCTTCGGAAACCGATAGGGCGATCGAACTCAGGGCCCGGGATCGACAGCGCAAGCTAATCGCCAAGATTGAGGCGGCGTTGTTGCGTATCGAGGACTTGTCCTATGGCTACTGCGAGGAGACCGGCGAGCCGATCTCCTTGAAGCGTCTGGAGGCTCGTCCCATAGCTACGCTCTCGCTGGAGGCACAGGAGCGCCACGAGCGCAACGAGCGCGTCTATCGCGACGACTGA
- a CDS encoding hypothetical protein (Evidence 5 : Unknown function), translated as MVAFSAVRRSQCEVGYRAYRQVDAGALETPAVAKLITFPVSPLFGRGLALERMPGSEKAVRGVPSLVCGCGPNERR; from the coding sequence ATGGTCGCGTTTTCGGCGGTTCGCAGATCACAATGCGAAGTAGGCTATCGAGCCTATCGACAGGTTGACGCTGGGGCTCTAGAAACACCGGCTGTTGCCAAGCTCATCACTTTCCCCGTAAGTCCGCTTTTCGGGCGGGGCCTTGCCCTTGAAAGAATGCCTGGCAGTGAGAAGGCGGTGCGAGGCGTGCCGTCGCTGGTGTGCGGATGTGGACCGAATGAGCGGCGTTAA
- a CDS encoding hypothetical protein (Evidence 5 : Unknown function), producing the protein MGNPTRVENVLFLFSLASSFFVLIHADIMHLGSGGEAGTMPRPATQRGGVLTATVVSMAHLPGRGWRGDRGTRPQAV; encoded by the coding sequence GTGGGCAATCCAACGCGCGTCGAAAATGTACTCTTTTTGTTCTCTCTCGCAAGTTCTTTTTTTGTTCTCATTCACGCGGATATCATGCACCTCGGCTCAGGCGGCGAAGCGGGAACGATGCCGAGGCCAGCGACGCAACGCGGCGGCGTGTTGACGGCAACCGTTGTCTCGATGGCGCATCTGCCAGGGAGGGGATGGCGTGGTGATCGGGGAACCCGGCCTCAGGCTGTCTGA
- the recA gene encoding DNA recombination/repair protein RecA → MSQSSLRLVEGSSMDKSKALDAALSQIERAFGKGSIMRLGKNDKPIEIETVSTGSLGLDIALGVGGLPRGRIVEIYGPESSGKTTLALHTIAEAQKKGGVCGFIDAEHALDPVYARKLGVKLDDLLISQPDTGEQALEITDTLVRSGAIDVLVVDSVAALTPRAEIEGEMGDMQPGMQARLMSQALRKLTASISRSNTMVIFINQIRMKIGVMYGSPETTSGGNALKFYASVRLDIRRIGAIKDRDETIGNTTRVKVVKNKVAPPFKQVEFDIMYGEGVSKVGELVDLGVKGGIVEKSGAWFSYDSQRLGQGRENAKQFLRNNPDVADRIELAIRQNSGVLADRILENADPTAEDLDEGVA, encoded by the coding sequence ATGTCCCAGTCCAGCCTGCGACTCGTGGAAGGCAGCTCCATGGATAAATCGAAAGCCCTTGACGCCGCGCTCTCGCAGATCGAGCGCGCTTTCGGCAAAGGCTCGATCATGCGTCTTGGCAAGAACGACAAGCCGATCGAGATCGAGACTGTCTCGACTGGCTCGCTCGGTCTCGATATTGCCCTGGGCGTTGGTGGCCTGCCACGCGGGCGCATCGTCGAGATCTACGGGCCGGAGTCATCGGGCAAGACGACGCTTGCGCTTCACACGATCGCCGAGGCGCAGAAGAAGGGCGGCGTTTGCGGCTTCATCGATGCCGAGCATGCGCTTGACCCGGTCTATGCCCGCAAGCTCGGCGTGAAGCTGGACGATCTGTTGATCTCGCAGCCCGATACCGGCGAGCAGGCGCTCGAGATCACCGACACACTGGTGCGTTCAGGGGCCATCGACGTTCTGGTGGTCGATTCGGTCGCGGCCCTGACGCCGCGGGCCGAGATCGAAGGCGAGATGGGCGATATGCAGCCCGGCATGCAGGCGCGCCTGATGAGCCAGGCGCTACGCAAGCTGACGGCTTCCATCTCGCGCTCCAACACCATGGTCATCTTCATCAATCAGATTCGTATGAAGATCGGCGTGATGTACGGTTCGCCGGAGACGACGAGCGGCGGCAACGCCCTGAAGTTCTACGCATCCGTGCGCCTCGATATCCGTCGGATCGGTGCGATCAAGGACCGCGATGAGACGATCGGCAACACCACGCGCGTCAAGGTGGTGAAGAACAAGGTCGCGCCTCCCTTCAAGCAGGTCGAGTTCGACATCATGTATGGCGAAGGCGTATCGAAGGTCGGCGAACTCGTCGACCTCGGCGTCAAGGGTGGCATCGTCGAGAAATCGGGCGCGTGGTTCTCTTATGACAGCCAGCGTCTCGGCCAGGGGCGTGAGAACGCCAAGCAGTTTCTTCGCAACAACCCCGACGTCGCGGATCGTATCGAGCTCGCCATCCGCCAGAACTCCGGCGTGCTTGCAGATCGCATTCTCGAAAATGCCGACCCGACGGCCGAAGATCTGGATGAGGGCGTGGCCTGA